The Phragmites australis chromosome 15, lpPhrAust1.1, whole genome shotgun sequence genome window below encodes:
- the LOC133893713 gene encoding ethylene-responsive transcription factor ERN1-like, whose translation MELQFQRPQSHPQQQCNNYQVPVTKVTKPRGRSKYGGGVKFVGVRQRPSGRWVAEIKDTTQKIRMWLGTFETAEEAARAYDEAACLLRGANTRTNFAIGAHALPPDSPLAARIRVALSHKKLEKTASQPTITFSPTAYCHGGAITTTAAASTSTSTITATTSSVSPSSSASSTINFAMNSGGIRTPILSAQSITEEPYRPYLISGSEQFQLAAQQYEQSWALNTSLPSTDGCDMASGNAFTVIAGLDKIKPEKQSPPASPHGMGRVQDQDFFDTGNDPSDSLWDLPPICPLSCRCLMY comes from the coding sequence ATGgagctccagttccagcggccACAGAGCCATCCCCAGCAGCAATGCAACAACTACCAAGTGCCAGTCACAAAGGTAACCAAGCCCAGAGGGAGAAGCAAGTACGGCGGCGGCGTCAAGTTTGTGGGTGTCAGGCAGAGGCCATCGGGGAGGTGGGTGGCTGAGATCAAGGACACCACCCAGAAGATACGGATGTGGCTCGGCACGTTCGAGACCGCCGAGGAGGCCGCGCGGGCCTACGACGAGGCCGCCTGCCTCCTCCGGGGCGCCAACACGCGCACCAACTTCGCCATCGGTGCGCATGCCTTGCCACCGGACTCACCGCTCGCGGCGAGGATCCGCGTCGCCCTCAGCCACAAGAAGCTCGAGAAGACCGCGTCCCAGCCCACCATCACCTTCAGTCCCACAGCGTATTGTCACGGTGGCGCCATCACCACAACCGCTGCAGCCAGCACAAGTACCAGCACCATCACCGCAACCACCAGTAGCGTCAGTCCTAGTAGCAGTGCTAGCTCAACAATCAACTTTGCCATGAACAGCGGCGGCATTCGTACTCCCATCCTCTCTGCTCAAAGCATAACCGAGGAACCCTACAGGCCATACTTGATCAGTGGAAGTGAACAGTTCCAGCTAGCCGCGCAACAGTATGAACAGTCATGGGCACTCAACACCAGCCTACCGTCGACAGACGGATGCGACATGGCTAGCGGCAATGCTTTCACAGTGATCGCAGGGCTGGACAAGATCAAGCCGGAGAAACAAAGCCCTCCTGCATCACCCCATGGCATGGGCAGAGTTCAGGACCAGGATTTCTTTGACACAGGAAATGATCCATCTGACTCCTTGTGGGACCTGCCACCTATTTGCCCACTGTCTTGCAGGTGTTTGATGTATTAG
- the LOC133893150 gene encoding uncharacterized protein LOC133893150 isoform X5 — MGPCTAGDASASAASSSSGLSTSAPAAADAGATHYLAKRVLRGSAVLHVAEGYFRSPDSADVVLSKETSLELVAVGDDGVLLSICEQDMFGIIKDIGVLQWHYRHFGVIPEIERKDLLVVLSDSGKLSILYFCSEMHRLFAIANIELSKPGNLKHQLGRILAIDRESNFVAVSAYEDKFALIHVSECQSPHGTGRGTISEKKYFYPPENEEDARIVSGASRTSIRGTIWTMCFISTSLDEECYPVLAMIIHRKGSDVNDLSLFGRDSSSCGIDHISSYSETGPLALDISEIPEMFGFALLFRVGDALLLDLRNPRNVCCIRRISLTTSLFGEPVTIEDSCPGLDVNDDVAACALLELRDSGNSIMKDEGYMDIDGVDNRGNVKSRIICSWSWEPPDPVRRGCARLLFCLDDGEFHTLEFTLDVDGVKLYMFEFIDRGFPCKPLLWLKNRMIIGFVEMGDGMIFKLGHRRLLHKSTIQNVAPILDLAIADYHGEKQDQMFACCGMCPEGSLRVLRNGVNVEKLLRTDAIYQGVTGLWTLRMKITDVYHSFLVLSFVEETRILSVGLSFNDISDAVGFQPDVCTLACGLVADGLLVQIHSKGVKLCLPTVYAHPEGAPLTSPVCTDWYPDVTISVGAVGHNIVVVATSNPCCLYILGVRPSPSFQNELYETQHVQLRYEISCISIPQEDWRPDNVASSCAKVNVHRFAVIGTHKPSVEIISLEPGETFRLLTVGPISVNNALGAPISGCIPENVRFVAAERFYILAGLRNGMLLRFESEASEHYFPGSFYKDSSTLSVNTFLQLISVRRIGITPVVLVPMHDSANADIIVLSDRPWLLHAARHSLAYSSISFLPASHVTPVSSVDCPNGLLFVAENCLHLVEMVRGKRLNAQKFSIGGTPRKVLYHSESRTLLVLRTGLSGESCSSDIVQVDPQNGVLLSRFKCEPGETAKCMQIAKIGSDQVLIVGTSKSAGRPMMPNGEAESSIKGRLIVLTLEAVESPRESSSYIPTSSLNPSSHTGSPFHEIVGYTTEEFSSNSLCSSPDDFFCNHIHVEQMTGHLRALTHATLSGAVLAVNPYLDRYVLAAAGNTGN, encoded by the exons ATGGGCCCCTGCACCGCCGGCGACGCCTCCGCATCGGCGGCGTCTTCCTCGTCGGGCCTCTCCACCTCCgctcctgccgccgccgacgcGGGCGCCACCCACTACCTCGCCAAGCGTGTGCTCCGGGGCAGCGCCGTGCTCCACGTCGCCGAGGGATACTTCCGCTCGCCCGACTCCGCGGACGTCGTCCTCAGCAAG GAAACTTCACTAGAGTTGGTTGCAGTTGGTGATGATGGTGTTTTATTGTCAATCTGCGAACAAGACATGTTTGGGATTATAAAAGATATTGGTGTATTGCAATGGCACTATAGACACTTCGGTGTGATTCCAGAG ATAGAACGCAAAGATCTTCTGGTTGTGCTTTCAGATTCTGGAAAGCTTTCCATTCTTTACTTTTGTTCTGAGATGCATAG GCTCTTTGCAATTGCCAATATTGAGTTATCCAAACCAGGAAACCTGAAGCATCAGCTGGGAAGAATTTTAGCTATAGATCGAGA ATCTAATTTTGTTGCTGTCAGTGCGTATGAGGATAAGTTTGCTCTTATACATGTTTCGGAGTGTCAGAGTCCCCATGGTACTGGTAGAGGTACCATTTCTGAGAAG AAATATTTTTATCCACCAGAAAATGAAGAGGATGCAAGAATCGTAAGTGGTGCATCTAGGACAAGTATACGCGGTACAATATGGACCATGTGCTTCATATCGACATCCCTAGATGAAGAATGTTATCCAGTGCTGGCAATGATAATTCACAG GAAGGGCTCTGATGTGAATGACTTGTCATTATTTGGACGCGACTCCAGCAGCTGTGGTATCGACCACATCTCTAGTTATTCAGAAACTGGACCGTTGGCACTTGACATATCAGAAATTCCTGAAATGTTTGGCTTTGCACTTCTGTTTCGTGTTGGTGATGCTTTACTGTTGGATCTTAGAAACCCAAGGAATGTCTGTTGTATCCGCAGAATCAGTTTGACGACTAGTCTTTTTGGAGAGCCGGTCACTATTGAAGATTCCTGTCCAGGATTAGATGTTAATGACGATGTGGCTGCTTGTGCTTTGCTAGAATTGAGAGATTCTGGTAATAGTATAATGAAGGATGAGGGTTACATGGACATTGATGGTGTTGACAACAGAGGTAATGTAAAATCAAGGATAATTTGCTCATGGAGCTGGGAGCCACCTGACCCTGTCAGGCGAGGATGTGCAAGGCTGCTGTTTTGCTTAGATGACGGAGAATTTCATACTCTCGAATTTACTTTGGATGTTGATGGAGTGAAGTTATACATGTTTGAGTTTATTGATAGGGGTTTTCCTTGCAAACCTCTTTTATGGTTGAAAAATAGAATGATAATAGGATTTGTAGAGATGGGAGATGGAATGATCTTTAAGCTTGGCCATCGTAGATTGTTGCATAAAAGTACAATTCAGAATGTAGCACCAATATTGGATCTGGCAATTGCTGACTACCACGGTGAGAAACAGGATCAGATGTTTGCGTGTTGTGGAATGTGCCCTGAGGGTTCTCTGCGAGTATTACGGAATGGTGTCAATGTGGAGAAACTTCTGAGGACTGATGCTATCTATCAGGGTGTTACTGGTTTGTGGACTTTGAGAATGAAGATAACTGATGTTTACCACTCTTTTCTTGTGTTATCATTTGTTGAAGAAACCAGAATACTGTCAGTAGGACTAAGTTTTAATGACATCAGTGATGCTGTGGGATTCCAGCCTGATGTTTGCACTTTGGCatgtggtttggtggctgatggTTTGCTTGTGCAAATTCACAGTAAAGGTGTAAAGCTCTGTTTGCCTACAGTATATGCTCACCCTGAAGGTGCCCCCTTAACTTCTCCAGTTTGCACTGACTGGTATCCTGATgtcactatcagtgttggtGCCGTAGGACAtaatattgttgttgttgctacATCAAATCCTTGTTGCCTCTATATTCTTGGCGTCAGACCATCACCATCTTTTCAGAACGAGTTGTATGAGACACAACATGTTCAATTGAGATATGAAATATCTTGCATATCCATCCCGCAAGAGGACTGGAGACCTGATAATGTAGCTTCCAGTTGTGCTAAAGTTAATGTCCACAGGTTTGCTGTCATTGGAACTCATAAACCTTCTGTGGAAATAATCTCCTTGGAGCCTGGAGAAACATTTAGGCTACTAACTGTCGGGCCTATCTCAGTAAACAATGCGCTTGGTGCTCCTATTAGTGGTTGTATACCCGAAAATGTTAGGTTTGTTGCGGCTGAGAGGTTCTACATTCTTGCAGGCTTGAGAAATGGAATGCTACTCAGGTTTGAGTCAGAAGCAAGCGAGCATTATTTCCCTGGTTCCTTCTATAAGGACTCTTCTACCCTTTCTGTTAatacatttcttcaattgattTCTGTACGGCGTATTGGAATTACTCCTGTAGTCTTGGTACCAATGCATGATTCAGCTAATGCTGACATCATTGTTCTCAGTGATAGGCCTTGGCTATTACATGCTGCTAGACACAGCCTGGCATATTCATCTATTTCATTTCTGCCTGCTTCTCATGTGACGCCAGTATCATCAGTTGATTGCCCCAATGGTCTGCTGTTTGTTGCTGAGAACTGCTTGCACTTG GTTGAAATGGTTCGTGGGAAAAGATTGAACGCACAAAAGTTTTCAATTGGAGGGACTCCAAGGAAAGTGCTATACCATAGTGAAAGTAGAACACTGTTGGTACTGAGAACTGGGCTAAGTGGTGAATCATGTTCCTCGGATATTGtccaagtagatccacaaaATGGGGTATTGCTTTCCAGGTTCAAATGTGAACCTGGTGAAACAGCAAAATGCAtgcaaattgcaaaaataggaAGTGATCAAGTTTTAATTGTTGGGACTAGTAAATCTGCTGGACGCCCAATGATGCCAAATGGTGAAGCAGAAAG CAGTATCAAGGGACGCCTGATTGTTTTAACGTTGGAGGCTGTTGAAAGTCCTCGTGAGAGCAGTTCATATATTCCAACTTCTAGTTTGAATCCCTCTTCACATACTGGCTCTCCATTCCATGAAATTGTTGGATATACGACTGAAGAATTCTCTAGTAACAGCCTGTGCAGTAGTCCTGATGATTTTTTCTgcaatcatattcatgttgaaCAAATGACAGGACATTTGAGAGCACTAACTCATGCTACATTGAGTGGTGCAGTTCTCGCTGTCAATCCATATCTGGATCGTTATGTGTTGGCAGCTGCTGGTAATACG GGAAATTAA